A stretch of Mucilaginibacter terrae DNA encodes these proteins:
- a CDS encoding NADH-quinone oxidoreductase subunit N, with protein sequence MTTLIIIAILPIVLLYIGLFKANKLLLPVTIAGLLAAIVSAVWQWNNGAVPILHDMMLFNNFSVAFSVTAIVSTLLILMLSKGYFERISDHVAEYIAIILFALAGIIVMVSYYNLTMLFIGIEIMSVSLYILAGIDKKNFASNEAALKYFLMGAFSTGFLLFGITLIYGATHSFGLEAIRNWAVQHPRGIDPLFHTGIVLIIVGLCFKVGAAPFHFWTPDVYEGSPTLITAFMSTVVKTAGFAAFLRLFSVCFAPVAEFWMPTLLVITIITLFVGNLTALYQHGFKRMLAFSSISHAGYMLFAVVALSAASGNAIFMYATAYSVASIVAFGVLILVQQQLGSDSFESFNGLHKRNPFLAATLTIAMLSLAGIPLTAGFIGKFFMFSGALSRFHLWLVIIAVINAIVSIFYYFRVIIAMYFRNAEHEELTVPGYYQFVLGFSAVVTLVIGIYPAIIHNLTYNI encoded by the coding sequence ATGACCACATTAATTATCATAGCCATATTACCCATTGTGTTGCTGTACATTGGCCTGTTTAAGGCTAATAAGTTACTGCTTCCGGTTACTATTGCCGGTTTACTGGCGGCTATAGTATCGGCTGTATGGCAGTGGAATAACGGGGCAGTACCCATACTTCATGATATGATGCTGTTTAATAATTTTTCGGTGGCATTTTCGGTAACGGCTATCGTATCAACTTTACTCATACTCATGTTATCGAAAGGCTACTTTGAGCGCATCAGTGATCATGTGGCCGAATATATTGCTATTATCCTTTTTGCGCTGGCCGGTATTATTGTAATGGTATCGTACTATAACCTTACTATGCTGTTCATCGGTATCGAGATCATGTCGGTTAGCTTATACATATTAGCGGGTATTGATAAAAAGAACTTTGCCTCTAACGAGGCTGCGTTGAAGTACTTCCTGATGGGTGCCTTTTCAACCGGCTTTCTGCTGTTTGGCATCACCCTAATTTACGGTGCAACCCATTCGTTCGGCCTCGAAGCTATTCGCAATTGGGCAGTTCAGCACCCTCGTGGTATCGATCCATTGTTTCACACAGGTATCGTCCTTATTATCGTAGGCCTGTGCTTTAAAGTAGGTGCAGCACCGTTCCACTTCTGGACGCCCGACGTATACGAAGGTTCGCCTACGTTAATTACCGCGTTTATGTCTACCGTTGTAAAAACTGCCGGCTTTGCCGCATTTTTACGCTTGTTTAGCGTTTGCTTTGCGCCGGTGGCCGAGTTTTGGATGCCAACACTGTTGGTAATAACCATTATAACTTTGTTTGTGGGTAACCTTACCGCGCTGTATCAGCACGGCTTTAAGCGCATGCTGGCTTTTTCGAGCATATCACATGCCGGTTATATGTTGTTTGCCGTTGTAGCTTTAAGCGCCGCTTCGGGCAATGCAATATTCATGTATGCTACTGCTTATTCTGTAGCCTCTATCGTGGCCTTTGGCGTATTGATATTGGTTCAGCAGCAATTGGGCAGCGATAGTTTTGAGAGCTTTAACGGCTTGCACAAACGCAACCCTTTCCTGGCGGCTACCTTAACTATTGCTATGTTATCGCTGGCGGGCATTCCGTTAACGGCTGGCTTTATTGGTAAATTCTTTATGTTTAGCGGAGCCTTGAGTCGCTTCCATTTATGGCTGGTAATCATTGCGGTCATCAATGCTATCGTGAGCATCTTCTACTATTTCCGCGTTATTATTGCCATGTATTTCCGTAATGCCGAGCATGAGGAGCTTACGGTACCGGGTTATTACCAGTTCGTTTTAGGCTTTTCAGCCGTTGTTACGCTGGTAATTGGTATTTATCCTGCAATAATTCACAACCTTACATATAACATTTAG
- a CDS encoding complex I subunit 4 family protein: protein MTVSILLFLPLLAALALLFIKGNAVKSVALALSLVELALGIYIISQFQTNVSGPQFVFDAAWMPKLGIYFTAALDGINIIPVILTVGLIPLIIGTTFKREYNNPSAFYALIMFMQFGLMLVFTALDGFMFYVGWEVALIPIYFICGMWGGENRVKVTLKFFIYTFAGSLFMLLALIYLYLQTPEHSFDLYKFYALKLNNTQQSWVFAAFLLAFAIKMPIFPLHTWQPDTYTEAPAAGTMLLSGIMLKMGIYGAIRWMIPIAPVGFYEWQNNPLWLAIAGIVYASIIAFRVKDSKRLIAYSSIAHVGLIAAGLLAWTIQGLQGAMIQMLNHGLEVVGIFFVLDIIERQLKTRDIDQLGGIAKIAPQLAIAFLIIVLGSVGLPLTNGFIGEFLLLNGVYRYDMWMGIVAGLTIIQGAVYMLRAYKNIMQGETNTLTATFTDITAGEKLILGIICVLVIAIGVYPQPILHLTESSVTQLMNEVNAKISAALIHKN from the coding sequence CGCTTTTATTTATAAAAGGCAATGCTGTAAAATCGGTTGCCCTTGCATTATCGCTGGTTGAGCTGGCTTTGGGTATTTACATTATCTCCCAGTTTCAAACCAATGTAAGCGGGCCTCAATTTGTGTTTGATGCAGCGTGGATGCCTAAACTGGGCATATATTTTACAGCGGCGTTGGATGGCATTAACATCATCCCGGTTATATTAACTGTGGGTTTGATACCGCTTATAATCGGCACAACCTTTAAACGCGAGTACAATAATCCATCGGCGTTTTACGCGCTTATTATGTTTATGCAGTTTGGCTTAATGTTGGTATTTACCGCGTTAGACGGCTTTATGTTTTACGTGGGGTGGGAAGTTGCGCTTATACCTATTTACTTTATATGCGGCATGTGGGGCGGCGAAAACCGGGTTAAGGTTACGCTAAAATTCTTCATTTATACATTTGCCGGATCACTGTTCATGCTGTTAGCATTAATTTACCTGTACCTGCAAACTCCCGAGCATAGCTTCGACCTTTACAAATTTTACGCGCTAAAGCTTAATAATACACAGCAGTCGTGGGTTTTTGCCGCTTTCCTGTTAGCTTTTGCTATCAAGATGCCGATTTTCCCGCTGCATACCTGGCAGCCCGATACATATACCGAAGCACCTGCCGCCGGTACCATGTTGTTATCAGGTATAATGCTAAAAATGGGTATTTATGGCGCCATCCGCTGGATGATACCTATTGCTCCTGTAGGTTTTTACGAGTGGCAAAACAATCCGCTTTGGTTAGCCATTGCCGGTATTGTTTACGCCTCGATCATTGCATTCAGGGTTAAAGACAGCAAGCGTTTAATAGCTTACTCATCAATTGCGCACGTAGGTTTAATAGCCGCCGGTTTACTGGCCTGGACTATACAAGGCCTGCAAGGTGCCATGATACAGATGCTTAACCACGGTTTAGAGGTGGTAGGTATTTTCTTTGTGCTGGATATTATTGAGCGTCAGCTTAAAACCCGTGATATTGACCAGTTGGGCGGTATTGCAAAAATTGCACCTCAGTTGGCTATTGCATTCCTCATCATCGTATTGGGTTCGGTAGGGTTACCCTTAACCAACGGCTTTATTGGTGAGTTTTTATTATTGAACGGTGTTTACCGTTACGATATGTGGATGGGCATTGTGGCGGGCTTAACCATTATACAGGGCGCGGTTTACATGCTTCGTGCTTACAAAAACATTATGCAGGGAGAAACTAATACGCTTACCGCAACCTTTACCGATATTACCGCAGGCGAGAAACTCATTTTGGGTATCATTTGCGTATTGGTAATTGCCATAGGTGTTTACCCTCAACCCATACTGCACCTTACCGAGTCATCGGTAACACAACTGATGAACGAAGTGAACGCTAAGATAAGCGCCGCTTTAATACATAAAAATTAA